One Nocardioides aromaticivorans genomic window carries:
- the leuD gene encoding 3-isopropylmalate dehydratase small subunit, with product MEKFTSHTGTALPLRRSNVDTDQIIPAVYLKRVTRTGFEDGLFAAWRNDPEFVANKPEYQGVSILVAGPDFGTGSSREHAVWALMDYGFKVVLSSRFADIFRGNSGKAGLLSVPVEQDVIEQLWAAIEADPTTQITVDLEARTVTCGDLVAPFQIDDYTRYRLLNGLDDIGITLGNEADIAAYEAGRPSFKPVTQHA from the coding sequence ATGGAGAAGTTCACCTCGCACACCGGTACGGCGCTGCCGCTGCGCCGCAGCAACGTCGACACCGACCAGATCATCCCGGCGGTCTACCTCAAGCGCGTGACCCGCACGGGCTTCGAGGACGGCCTGTTCGCCGCATGGCGCAACGACCCGGAGTTCGTCGCCAACAAGCCCGAGTACCAGGGCGTCTCGATCCTCGTCGCCGGCCCCGACTTCGGCACCGGCTCGTCGCGCGAGCACGCCGTCTGGGCACTGATGGACTACGGCTTCAAGGTCGTGCTCTCGAGCCGCTTCGCCGACATCTTCCGCGGCAACTCGGGCAAGGCCGGCCTGCTCTCCGTCCCTGTCGAGCAGGACGTCATCGAGCAGCTCTGGGCCGCGATCGAGGCCGACCCGACGACGCAGATCACCGTGGACCTCGAGGCCCGCACCGTGACCTGCGGCGACCTGGTCGCGCCCTTCCAGATCGACGACTACACGCGCTACCGCCTGCTCAACGGGCTCGACGACATCGGCATCACGCTGGGCAACGAGGCCGACATCGCGGCGTACGAGGCCGGACGCCCGAGCTTCAAGCCGGTCACGCAGCACGCCTGA
- a CDS encoding HU family DNA-binding protein, producing MNKSQLIDALADRFEGSRKDAAHALDSVLDTITRQVAKGEKVAITGFGSFEKAVRNARWVRNPQTGERVKTKKKAVPKFSAGADLKNVVSGAKKLPALPKPAKKAAAAPAAAAKKAAAPAKKAAAPAKKAATTAVKKAAAPAKKAATTAKKAAPAKKAPAAKKAAPAKKAPAAKKAAPAKKAAPAAKKAPAKKAPAKKAPAKKAPAKKAPAKKA from the coding sequence GTGAACAAGTCTCAGTTGATCGATGCGCTGGCTGACCGCTTCGAGGGCAGTCGCAAGGACGCGGCTCACGCACTCGACTCGGTTCTCGACACCATCACCCGCCAGGTGGCCAAGGGCGAGAAGGTCGCCATCACCGGCTTCGGCTCCTTCGAGAAGGCCGTCCGCAACGCCCGTTGGGTCCGCAACCCGCAGACCGGCGAGCGCGTGAAGACGAAGAAGAAGGCCGTCCCGAAGTTCAGCGCCGGCGCCGATCTCAAGAACGTCGTCTCCGGCGCGAAGAAGCTCCCGGCCCTGCCGAAGCCCGCCAAGAAGGCTGCCGCTGCTCCGGCCGCTGCCGCCAAGAAGGCTGCTGCCCCGGCGAAGAAGGCCGCTGCTCCGGCCAAGAAGGCCGCGACCACCGCGGTCAAGAAGGCTGCCGCTCCGGCGAAGAAGGCCGCCACCACGGCGAAGAAGGCCGCTCCGGCGAAGAAGGCTCCGGCTGCCAAGAAGGCCGCCCCGGCCAAGAAGGCTCCGGCTGCCAAGAAGGCCGCCCCGGCCAAGAAGGCCGCCCCGGCTGCCAAGAAGGCGCCCGCCAAGAAGGCTCCGGCCAAGAAGGCGCCCGCGAAGAAGGCTCCGGCCAAGAAGGCTCCGGCCAAGAAGGCCTGA
- a CDS encoding LTA synthase family protein, with the protein MSSFVRPDDRVTEEPDPDDAPAPATAAPPLAAVLRRGVLGSLQAAAASALVLEAGTLGLFLPRWFKDLFFDSGAFYLDTLVLWVVIGFLWAVIGRLAWSIAVVLTTSVVVALANLVKMQYREEPVYPSDRDFLSEPGFLASLVSPVLLVVAALLVVGIFVAAVRLAVRIERRHPRPRLRTLAREHVLLMLGLRVGVGVLTGVLLVQAAQFNHPGNMWRGLYELRGNDWRYWNQKTNYRSNGFLGGFLFNMPVDAMKQPKGYDEAAMADVAHRYTALADRINAHRKGSLDDVNVVLVLSESFTDPTELDGFELGRDPIPRTRARMASTASGHMLAQMYGGGTANMEFETLTGQSLGLFRPQMLSPYQMLVPEHDDYPSAVGWFHGQGHDVIAVHPYRVGMYKREQVYQRFGFDDFIHDTTIHETDTIDDNPYISDEAAFDEVLTQIDDHEKPLMVNLVTMQNHIPVDGNYTDPVPVSGAGGGEGRRIGQYARGLEHTDEAVADFLDKLEKGPEKTIVLFYGDHLPGIYDSSVKHDNKGLALYRTPFFIWSNQPGHNVPRAIPTTSPAFFLPLLYDVADAPVPPYLAMLDAVHQHVSAIQQGRLLDASGEPVKEAELDATTRQLLDDMRLVQFDFSIGQRFALDAMWPGAVS; encoded by the coding sequence GTGTCCTCTTTCGTTCGCCCCGACGACAGGGTGACGGAGGAGCCTGACCCGGACGACGCGCCAGCGCCCGCGACGGCGGCCCCGCCCCTCGCTGCCGTGCTGCGTCGAGGCGTGCTCGGCAGCCTGCAGGCGGCGGCGGCCTCCGCGCTCGTGCTCGAGGCGGGCACGCTCGGCCTGTTCCTGCCGCGCTGGTTCAAGGACCTCTTCTTCGACAGCGGCGCCTTCTACCTCGACACCCTCGTGCTGTGGGTGGTGATCGGCTTCCTGTGGGCCGTGATCGGGCGGTTGGCGTGGTCCATCGCCGTCGTCCTGACGACATCGGTCGTGGTCGCGCTCGCCAACCTCGTGAAGATGCAGTACCGCGAGGAGCCGGTCTACCCGAGCGATCGCGACTTCCTCTCCGAGCCGGGCTTCCTGGCCTCGCTGGTCTCGCCGGTGCTGCTCGTCGTGGCGGCCCTGCTGGTGGTCGGCATCTTCGTGGCTGCCGTCCGCCTCGCCGTCCGGATCGAGCGGCGCCATCCGCGCCCACGACTGCGGACGCTGGCGCGCGAGCACGTGCTGCTGATGCTCGGCCTGCGCGTCGGTGTCGGTGTCCTCACGGGCGTCCTGCTGGTCCAGGCCGCGCAGTTCAACCACCCGGGCAACATGTGGCGCGGCCTCTACGAGCTGCGCGGCAACGACTGGCGCTACTGGAACCAGAAGACCAACTACCGCTCCAACGGCTTCCTCGGCGGCTTCCTCTTCAACATGCCGGTCGACGCCATGAAGCAGCCGAAGGGGTACGACGAAGCGGCGATGGCCGACGTCGCCCACCGCTACACGGCGCTGGCCGACCGGATCAACGCGCACCGCAAGGGCAGCCTCGACGACGTCAACGTCGTGCTGGTGCTGAGTGAGTCGTTCACCGACCCCACCGAGCTCGACGGCTTCGAGCTCGGCCGCGACCCGATCCCGCGCACCCGCGCCCGGATGGCGTCCACGGCGTCGGGCCACATGCTCGCCCAGATGTACGGCGGCGGCACGGCCAACATGGAGTTCGAGACGCTGACCGGCCAGTCGCTCGGCCTGTTCCGGCCGCAGATGCTGTCGCCGTACCAGATGCTCGTGCCGGAGCACGACGACTACCCGTCGGCGGTCGGCTGGTTCCACGGCCAGGGCCACGACGTGATCGCCGTGCACCCCTACCGGGTCGGGATGTACAAGCGCGAGCAGGTCTACCAGCGCTTCGGGTTCGACGACTTCATCCACGACACGACGATCCACGAGACCGACACGATCGACGACAACCCCTACATCTCGGACGAAGCGGCGTTCGACGAGGTGCTGACGCAGATCGACGACCACGAGAAGCCACTGATGGTCAACCTCGTGACGATGCAGAACCACATCCCCGTCGACGGCAACTACACCGACCCGGTGCCGGTCAGCGGCGCCGGTGGGGGAGAGGGCAGGAGGATCGGCCAGTACGCACGGGGCCTCGAGCACACCGACGAGGCCGTGGCCGACTTCCTCGACAAGCTGGAGAAGGGACCGGAGAAGACGATCGTCCTCTTCTACGGCGACCACCTGCCCGGCATCTACGACTCGTCGGTGAAGCACGACAACAAGGGCCTCGCGCTCTACCGCACGCCTTTCTTCATCTGGAGCAACCAGCCCGGCCACAACGTGCCGCGGGCGATCCCGACGACGAGCCCGGCGTTCTTCCTTCCCCTGCTGTACGACGTCGCCGACGCGCCCGTGCCGCCGTACCTCGCCATGCTCGACGCGGTCCACCAGCACGTCAGCGCGATCCAGCAAGGACGCCTGCTCGATGCGTCGGGCGAGCCGGTGAAGGAGGCCGAGCTCGACGCGACGACGCGCCAATTGCTCGACGACATGCGACTCGTGCAGTTCGACTTCTCCATCGGTCAGCGCTTCGCACTCGACGCGATGTGGCCCGGCGCGGTGTCCTGA
- a CDS encoding DNA-3-methyladenine glycosylase 2 family protein produces the protein METTSPQVDEAAQLEFDRCYTAVQSRDRRFDGVFYTAVRTTGIYCRPSCPARTPAPANVTFHRTAAAAQGAGYRACKRCLPDATPGSPDWNVAATVAGRAMRLISDGVVDREGVEGLATRLGYTSRHLSRLLTAELGAGPLALARTQRAQTARALVESTDLTLTDVAFAAGFSSVRQFNDTMQEVYAASPSELRGRRASSGASAGGIQLRIAVRTPFRGSALLRFLADRAIPGIEVAEVDEDGSGWYARTLDLPHGPGTARVELADVAGTGTSYVPLRLALEDLRDTAAAVARMRALLDADADPVAVDAHLGADPALAPLVEARPGLRVPGHVAGSEIAVRAVLGQQVTVVAARTAAARLVASHGRPVTTTVDGLTHLFPDAATVAAMDPTDFRMPRARGRALIGLAAALADGDLVLDRGPDRGEVRERLLALPGIGPWTADYIALRALGHPDIWLPTDIGVRNGLAALPAGAAADPATWAPWRSYALLHLWTSLSASLEG, from the coding sequence ATGGAGACGACGAGCCCGCAGGTCGACGAGGCGGCGCAGCTGGAGTTCGACCGCTGCTACACGGCCGTCCAGTCGCGCGACCGCCGCTTCGACGGCGTCTTCTACACCGCGGTCCGCACCACGGGCATCTACTGCCGGCCCTCGTGCCCGGCCCGCACCCCGGCCCCGGCCAATGTGACCTTCCACCGCACCGCCGCGGCTGCCCAGGGCGCCGGCTACCGCGCCTGCAAGCGCTGCCTGCCCGACGCCACGCCCGGCAGCCCCGACTGGAACGTCGCCGCCACGGTCGCCGGTCGCGCGATGCGGCTGATCAGCGACGGCGTCGTCGACCGTGAGGGCGTGGAGGGGCTCGCGACCCGGCTCGGCTACACCTCGCGCCACCTCTCGCGGCTGCTGACGGCCGAGCTCGGCGCCGGCCCGCTCGCCCTCGCGCGCACCCAGCGCGCGCAGACCGCCCGGGCGCTCGTCGAGAGCACCGACCTCACCCTGACCGATGTCGCGTTCGCGGCCGGGTTCTCCAGCGTGCGGCAGTTCAACGACACCATGCAGGAGGTGTACGCCGCCTCGCCGAGCGAGCTCCGCGGCCGCCGCGCCTCCAGCGGGGCGTCGGCAGGCGGCATCCAGCTGCGGATCGCCGTTCGCACGCCCTTCCGCGGGAGTGCGCTGCTGCGCTTCCTGGCCGACCGGGCGATCCCCGGCATCGAGGTCGCGGAGGTCGACGAGGACGGCTCCGGCTGGTACGCCCGCACGCTCGACCTGCCGCACGGACCGGGGACCGCGCGGGTCGAGCTCGCGGACGTGGCGGGCACCGGGACGTCGTACGTCCCGCTGCGGCTGGCGCTGGAGGACCTGCGCGACACCGCCGCGGCCGTGGCGCGGATGCGTGCGCTGCTGGATGCCGATGCCGACCCGGTGGCGGTCGACGCGCACCTCGGCGCCGACCCCGCGCTCGCCCCGCTGGTCGAGGCCAGGCCGGGGCTGCGCGTGCCGGGACATGTCGCCGGCAGCGAGATCGCGGTGCGGGCCGTCCTCGGACAGCAGGTCACCGTCGTCGCGGCGCGCACCGCCGCAGCCCGGCTGGTCGCCTCCCACGGCAGGCCGGTGACGACGACCGTCGACGGCCTGACCCACCTGTTCCCCGACGCCGCCACGGTCGCCGCGATGGACCCCACCGACTTCCGGATGCCGCGCGCCCGGGGCCGGGCACTGATCGGCCTGGCCGCGGCCCTCGCCGACGGCGACCTCGTCCTCGACCGCGGGCCCGATCGGGGCGAGGTCCGCGAGCGGCTGCTGGCGCTGCCCGGCATCGGCCCCTGGACGGCCGACTACATCGCGCTGCGTGCGCTCGGCCACCCCGACATCTGGCTGCCGACCGACATCGGCGTCCGCAACGGCCTGGCCGCGCTGCCGGCCGGCGCCGCCGCCGATCCCGCCACCTGGGCGCCGTGGCGCTCCTACGCCCTGCTGCACCTGTGGACCTCGTTGTCCGCATCACTGGAAGGATGA
- a CDS encoding methylated-DNA--[protein]-cysteine S-methyltransferase: protein MWTVIESPVGPLRIVEQDGAITAIEFSPFRDHDGRPRGPRADDAPLLVETARQLGEYFARERTVFDLPLAPVGTGWQRDVWDQLVKIGYGETASYGEIAARLGKSNAASRAVGTANGANPIPIVIPCHRVIGANGTLTGYAGGLDRKQLLLGLEQPALF, encoded by the coding sequence ATGTGGACCGTCATCGAGTCGCCCGTCGGACCGCTCCGCATCGTCGAGCAGGACGGTGCGATCACCGCGATCGAGTTCTCGCCGTTCCGCGACCACGACGGCCGTCCCCGCGGCCCACGCGCGGACGACGCGCCGCTGCTCGTCGAGACCGCACGCCAGCTGGGGGAGTACTTCGCCCGCGAGCGCACCGTGTTCGACCTGCCCCTGGCTCCCGTCGGCACCGGCTGGCAGCGCGACGTGTGGGACCAGCTGGTCAAGATCGGCTACGGCGAGACCGCGTCGTACGGCGAGATCGCGGCGCGGCTCGGCAAGAGCAACGCCGCCTCCCGCGCCGTCGGCACGGCCAACGGCGCCAACCCGATCCCCATCGTGATCCCGTGCCACCGGGTGATCGGCGCCAACGGCACGCTCACCGGGTACGCCGGCGGGCTGGACCGCAAGCAGCTCCTGCTCGGACTCGAGCAGCCTGCTCTGTTCTGA
- the leuC gene encoding 3-isopropylmalate dehydratase large subunit, which yields MGRTLAEKVWDEHVVRSTPGEPDLLYIDLHLLHEVTSPQAFDGLRLAGRKVRRPDLTLATEDHNVPTIDWDKPIADPVSKTQVDTLRKNAAEFGVRLHPLGDVEQGIVHVVGPQLGLTQPGMTIVCGDSHTSTHGAFGAIAFGIGTSEVEHVLATQTLPQAKPKTMAVTVNGTLADGVTAKDLILYLITQTGTGGGQGYIVEYRGEAIEALSMEGRMTVCNMSIEWGAKAGMIAPDETTFAYIEGKPEAPKGAEWDAAVAHWRTLVTDADATFDKEIVIDAADVTPFVTWGTNPGQGAPLGANVPSPDDFEDPSDKLAAEKALEYMGLEAGQPLRSVKVDTVFVGSCTNGRIEDLRLAADIIKGHKVAEGTRLLVVPGSVRVRLQAMEEGLDKVFIEAGAEWRGAGCSMCLGMNPDTLQPQERSASTSNRNFEGRQGKGGRTHLVSVPVAAATAVKGTLASPADLV from the coding sequence ATGGGCAGGACCCTGGCGGAGAAGGTGTGGGACGAGCATGTCGTCCGGTCGACCCCGGGAGAGCCGGACCTCCTCTACATCGACCTCCACCTCCTGCACGAGGTGACCAGCCCGCAGGCCTTCGACGGCCTGCGCCTGGCCGGCCGGAAGGTACGACGCCCCGACCTCACCCTCGCGACCGAGGACCACAACGTCCCCACCATCGACTGGGACAAGCCGATCGCCGACCCGGTGAGCAAGACCCAGGTCGACACCCTGCGCAAGAACGCCGCGGAGTTCGGCGTCCGGCTGCACCCGCTCGGTGACGTCGAGCAGGGCATCGTGCACGTCGTCGGCCCGCAGTTGGGCCTGACCCAGCCCGGCATGACGATCGTGTGCGGCGACTCGCACACCAGCACCCACGGCGCCTTCGGCGCGATCGCGTTCGGCATCGGCACGTCCGAGGTCGAGCACGTGCTCGCGACGCAGACGCTGCCGCAGGCCAAGCCGAAGACGATGGCCGTCACGGTCAACGGCACGCTCGCCGACGGCGTCACCGCGAAGGACCTGATCCTCTACCTGATCACCCAGACCGGCACCGGCGGTGGGCAGGGCTACATCGTCGAGTACCGCGGCGAGGCCATCGAGGCGCTCTCGATGGAGGGCCGCATGACGGTGTGCAACATGTCGATCGAGTGGGGCGCGAAGGCCGGCATGATCGCGCCCGACGAGACCACCTTCGCCTACATCGAGGGCAAGCCCGAGGCGCCCAAGGGCGCGGAGTGGGACGCCGCCGTCGCGCACTGGCGGACCCTGGTCACCGACGCCGACGCGACCTTCGACAAGGAGATCGTGATCGACGCGGCCGACGTCACGCCGTTCGTCACCTGGGGCACGAACCCCGGCCAGGGTGCGCCGCTCGGCGCGAACGTCCCGTCGCCGGACGACTTCGAGGACCCGTCGGACAAGCTCGCCGCCGAGAAGGCGCTGGAGTACATGGGCCTCGAGGCCGGCCAGCCGCTGCGCTCGGTCAAGGTCGACACCGTCTTCGTCGGCTCCTGCACCAACGGCCGGATCGAGGACCTGCGCCTCGCGGCCGACATCATCAAGGGCCACAAGGTCGCCGAGGGCACCCGCCTGCTCGTCGTGCCCGGCTCCGTGCGCGTGCGCCTCCAGGCGATGGAGGAGGGCCTCGACAAGGTGTTCATCGAGGCCGGTGCCGAGTGGCGTGGAGCGGGCTGCTCGATGTGTCTGGGCATGAACCCCGACACGCTGCAGCCGCAGGAGCGCTCGGCGTCGACGTCCAACCGCAACTTCGAGGGTCGTCAGGGCAAGGGTGGCCGCACCCACCTGGTGTCCGTCCCCGTCGCCGCCGCCACCGCCGTCAAGGGCACGCTCGCGTCGCCCGCCGACCTGGTCTGA
- a CDS encoding lysophospholipid acyltransferase family protein → MRKLQERRGWAFNIAVPIIKPVLKATTKREWIGGENIPESGGFIIALNHISHVDPLTAAHLVYDHGYKPRYLAKSGLFDNKVLGYFLRGAGQIPVKRETKDAVGAYAAAVDAVRNGQCVVIYPEATITRDPAMWPMKGKSGAARIALETGCPVIPVGQWGAQELLAPYTKNPHPVPRKKIVMRVGPPVQLDDLRAKERTGAVVNEATERIMAAITHQLELVRGEQAPAERYDMAVHGDRFKKKAAG, encoded by the coding sequence GTGCGCAAGTTGCAGGAGAGACGGGGCTGGGCCTTCAACATCGCCGTCCCGATCATCAAGCCCGTGCTGAAGGCGACCACGAAGCGCGAGTGGATCGGCGGCGAGAACATCCCCGAGTCCGGCGGGTTCATCATCGCGCTCAACCACATCTCGCACGTCGACCCGCTCACGGCGGCGCACCTCGTCTACGACCACGGCTACAAGCCGCGCTATCTCGCCAAGTCCGGCCTCTTCGACAACAAGGTCCTCGGCTACTTCCTGCGGGGGGCCGGCCAGATCCCCGTGAAGCGGGAGACCAAGGACGCCGTCGGCGCGTACGCCGCCGCGGTCGACGCCGTCCGCAACGGCCAGTGCGTCGTGATCTACCCGGAGGCCACGATCACCCGTGACCCGGCGATGTGGCCGATGAAGGGCAAGTCGGGCGCCGCCCGGATCGCGCTCGAGACCGGCTGCCCGGTCATCCCCGTCGGCCAGTGGGGCGCGCAGGAGCTCCTGGCGCCGTACACGAAGAACCCGCACCCCGTGCCGCGCAAGAAGATCGTGATGCGTGTCGGTCCGCCGGTGCAGCTCGACGACCTCCGCGCGAAGGAGCGCACCGGCGCGGTCGTCAACGAGGCGACCGAGCGGATCATGGCGGCGATCACGCACCAGCTGGAGCTGGTGCGTGGCGAGCAGGCGCCGGCGGAGCGCTACGACATGGCCGTGCACGGGGATCGATTCAAGAAGAAGGCGGCGGGCTGA
- a CDS encoding NAD(P)H-dependent glycerol-3-phosphate dehydrogenase, with amino-acid sequence MGDKIAVLGAGSWGTAFSIVLADAGNDVSIWARREEVAASINERHENVDYLSGIELPRRITSTHDPEQALAGADIVVLAVPSQSLRDNLPTFLPYVEQDAVLVSLMKGVELGTLKRMSEVIAEVGDVGASRIAVVSGPNLAREIARREPAASVVACADEAVATQLQKRVHSPAFRPYTSVDVLGCEFGGAYKNVVALCVGMAVGLGFGDNTTASLITRGLAETARLAMNQGANPLTLMGLAGLGDLVATCSSPLSRNRTFGEKLGHGMTVEEIYASTRQVAEGAKSCSSLRALAAATGVDAPIVDAVDEVVQGRLTTAQLMEAFINRDTKAELS; translated from the coding sequence ATGGGTGACAAGATCGCGGTCCTGGGGGCCGGTTCGTGGGGGACGGCCTTCTCCATCGTGCTCGCCGACGCCGGCAACGACGTGTCGATCTGGGCCCGGCGCGAGGAGGTCGCCGCGTCGATCAACGAGCGCCACGAGAACGTCGACTACCTCTCGGGCATCGAGCTGCCGCGGCGGATCACGTCGACCCACGACCCCGAGCAGGCGCTCGCGGGTGCGGACATCGTGGTCCTGGCGGTCCCGTCGCAGTCGCTGCGCGACAACCTCCCCACCTTCCTGCCGTACGTCGAGCAGGACGCCGTCCTCGTCTCGCTGATGAAGGGCGTGGAGCTCGGCACCCTCAAGCGGATGTCGGAGGTGATCGCCGAGGTGGGAGACGTCGGTGCGAGCCGCATCGCCGTCGTCAGCGGCCCCAACCTCGCCCGCGAGATCGCCCGCCGCGAACCGGCTGCATCCGTCGTGGCGTGCGCCGACGAGGCGGTCGCGACCCAGCTCCAGAAGCGCGTCCACTCGCCGGCCTTCCGGCCCTACACGAGCGTCGACGTCCTCGGCTGCGAGTTCGGCGGCGCCTACAAGAACGTCGTCGCGCTGTGCGTCGGCATGGCCGTCGGCCTCGGCTTCGGCGACAACACGACCGCGTCCCTGATCACGCGAGGCCTCGCGGAGACCGCGCGCCTGGCCATGAACCAGGGCGCCAACCCGCTGACCCTGATGGGCCTCGCCGGGCTCGGCGACCTCGTGGCGACCTGCTCCTCGCCGCTCTCGCGCAACCGCACCTTCGGCGAGAAGCTCGGCCACGGCATGACGGTCGAGGAGATCTACGCCTCGACCCGCCAGGTCGCCGAGGGCGCGAAGTCCTGCTCGTCGCTGCGCGCCCTGGCGGCCGCGACCGGCGTGGACGCCCCGATCGTCGACGCCGTCGACGAGGTCGTGCAGGGCCGGTTGACGACCGCGCAGCTGATGGAGGCGTTCATCAACCGCGACACGAAGGCCGAGCTGAGCTGA
- a CDS encoding IclR family transcriptional regulator: MDNSSGVGVLDKAALVLTALESGPATLAGLVAGTGLARPTAHRLAVALEHHRLVARDMQGRFVLGPRLAELSAAAGEDRLLATAGPVLARLRDITGESAQLWRRQGDHRVCVAAAERPSGLRDTIPVGSQLTMRAGSAAQVLLAWDDPERIHRGLQNAAFSAAELSAIRRRGWAQSVGEREQGVASVSAPVRSPGGKVIAAVSVSGPLERLSRQPGRMHAPAVLAAAERLSESLRRAAAE, encoded by the coding sequence ATGGACAACTCGAGCGGCGTCGGAGTTCTCGACAAGGCGGCCCTGGTGCTCACGGCACTGGAGTCCGGCCCGGCCACCCTGGCCGGATTGGTGGCGGGCACGGGCCTGGCCCGACCCACGGCCCACCGCCTGGCGGTGGCCCTCGAGCACCACCGCCTCGTCGCGCGCGACATGCAGGGCCGCTTCGTGCTGGGCCCGCGCCTGGCCGAGCTGTCCGCCGCCGCCGGCGAGGACCGCCTGCTCGCCACGGCCGGTCCGGTCCTCGCGCGACTGCGCGACATCACCGGCGAGTCCGCGCAGCTGTGGCGCCGCCAGGGCGACCACCGCGTCTGCGTCGCCGCCGCCGAGCGTCCCTCCGGCCTGCGCGACACGATCCCCGTGGGCTCGCAGCTGACCATGCGGGCGGGCTCCGCCGCGCAGGTCCTGCTCGCCTGGGACGACCCGGAGCGGATCCACCGCGGCCTGCAGAACGCCGCCTTCTCGGCCGCCGAGCTGTCCGCGATCCGCCGCCGCGGCTGGGCGCAGTCGGTCGGCGAGCGCGAGCAGGGCGTGGCGTCGGTGTCGGCACCGGTCCGCTCCCCCGGCGGCAAGGTCATCGCGGCCGTGTCGGTCTCCGGCCCGCTCGAGCGGCTCTCCCGCCAGCCCGGCCGCATGCACGCACCTGCCGTGCTCGCCGCGGCCGAGCGGCTCTCGGAGTCGCTGCGCCGCGCTGCTGCCGAATAG
- the cofC gene encoding 2-phospho-L-lactate guanylyltransferase: MVVRPGSFAVLLPVKSPGSGKSRLSALPDADRRRLAAAFATDAVSVCTTTPGVALVVVVSDDEAFAASLAGDGVATCADPGAGLNAALRHGAAFAHDLAPGLQPVALLADVPALTAADLAEALDHARAAGRPCFVADADGTGTTLYTATYDAFDPRFGAGSADAHRASGALPLTGSLATLRRDVDDLAALADAVALGVGATTAAALPATLRT; this comes from the coding sequence ATGGTCGTGCGCCCGGGCTCCTTCGCCGTGCTCCTGCCGGTGAAGTCTCCGGGGAGCGGCAAGTCCCGCCTGTCCGCGCTCCCCGACGCCGACCGGCGCCGCCTGGCGGCGGCGTTCGCCACCGACGCCGTCTCGGTGTGTACGACGACACCGGGCGTCGCGCTCGTCGTGGTGGTCAGCGACGACGAGGCCTTCGCTGCCTCGCTGGCCGGCGACGGTGTGGCGACGTGCGCCGATCCGGGCGCGGGCCTCAATGCGGCCCTTCGCCATGGCGCCGCGTTCGCGCACGACCTGGCGCCGGGGTTGCAGCCGGTCGCCCTGCTCGCCGACGTGCCGGCCCTGACCGCGGCCGACCTGGCCGAGGCCCTCGACCACGCACGCGCTGCCGGGCGGCCCTGCTTCGTCGCGGACGCGGACGGCACCGGGACGACGCTCTACACGGCGACGTACGACGCCTTCGATCCCCGCTTCGGCGCGGGTTCCGCCGACGCGCACCGCGCCTCCGGCGCCCTGCCCCTGACCGGTTCGCTGGCCACCCTCCGCCGCGACGTCGACGACCTGGCGGCGCTGGCCGACGCGGTGGCGCTCGGTGTGGGCGCGACGACGGCCGCCGCGTTGCCCGCGACGCTGCGCACCTGA